One window of the Methylocystis parvus OBBP genome contains the following:
- a CDS encoding four-helix bundle copper-binding protein, translated as MHMMSSEMQRCIDECLRCYQMCFGMAMTHCLEKGGDHVKPPHFRAMIACGEMCRDAAGMMLMKAPRAADFCRLCADVCEDCAKECDPIPDMKDCAAECRRCAEECRKMSGRKMAA; from the coding sequence ATGCACATGATGTCGAGCGAGATGCAGCGCTGCATCGACGAATGTCTGCGCTGCTATCAGATGTGTTTCGGAATGGCGATGACGCATTGCCTCGAAAAGGGCGGCGACCATGTGAAGCCTCCGCATTTTCGCGCCATGATCGCCTGCGGCGAGATGTGCCGCGACGCCGCCGGCATGATGCTGATGAAGGCCCCGCGCGCCGCCGATTTCTGCCGTCTCTGCGCCGATGTCTGCGAGGATTGCGCAAAGGAATGCGATCCGATCCCCGACATGAAGGACTGCGCCGCTGAATGCCGCCGCTGCGCGGAGGAATGCCGCAAGATGAGCGGACGTAAGATGGCGGCGTGA
- a CDS encoding Y-family DNA polymerase, whose product MRFLSVFLPRLPTDRLLRSLNGAAPETSKGSERAALALYARVKGAERLTAVDACAQKLGLVPGLAVVDARARCPTLALAEADPQADAALIEALADWSRRFTPLAAPDPPDGLMLDVTGAAHLFGGEAALLDDIETRLRRLGFSARAALAPGPALARALARFSNVRRVAEAAAQDELDALAAGLPIDALGVAAETRAGMRRAGLRSVGDLLSRPRAPLAARFGREALTRLDALTCRIRDPITPRFEAPAFIAERRFPDGLTQQADLEATLERLAAGLCPMLERAGVGARRLEAVFYRVDGAVKRIAAGTSRPLRDPARLAALLIERLAAIAEEGLDTGYGFDVLRLCAREVETAPPPQTAFAVSNSRTDFRGEANDADFADLLDRLGARLGLRRVRRLHAQEAHLPEFAVAAVPAAFGPPQSFPPQEAVRPLRLFERPEPIETIALFPDGPPLRFRWRRVLHDVVAYEGPERLAPPWWGEARDGLTRDYFHAQDRDGRLFWLFREGLYAQETQAPRWFVHGLS is encoded by the coding sequence ATGCGTTTTCTAAGCGTCTTCCTGCCGAGGCTTCCGACCGACCGGTTGTTGCGGAGCCTGAACGGCGCCGCGCCTGAAACTTCCAAAGGTTCGGAGCGCGCGGCTCTGGCCCTTTACGCCCGCGTGAAGGGGGCGGAGCGGCTCACGGCCGTCGACGCGTGCGCCCAAAAGCTCGGACTCGTCCCCGGCCTCGCGGTCGTTGACGCCCGCGCCCGCTGTCCGACGCTGGCGCTCGCCGAGGCCGACCCGCAAGCCGACGCCGCGCTCATTGAAGCCCTCGCCGATTGGAGCCGCCGCTTCACGCCGCTCGCCGCGCCTGATCCGCCGGACGGGCTGATGCTCGACGTGACGGGCGCGGCGCATCTCTTCGGCGGCGAGGCCGCGCTTCTCGACGACATCGAAACCCGGCTGCGGCGCCTCGGTTTTTCCGCCCGCGCCGCGCTGGCCCCGGGACCCGCGCTCGCCCGCGCGCTGGCGCGCTTTTCCAATGTGAGGCGCGTCGCGGAGGCGGCGGCGCAGGACGAATTGGACGCGCTCGCCGCGGGCTTGCCCATCGACGCGCTGGGCGTGGCGGCGGAAACGCGCGCCGGCATGCGCCGCGCCGGGCTCCGTTCCGTCGGCGATCTTCTCTCGCGCCCCCGCGCGCCGCTCGCCGCCCGTTTCGGTCGCGAGGCGCTGACTCGGCTCGACGCGCTGACCTGCCGGATACGCGACCCCATAACCCCCCGTTTCGAGGCCCCGGCCTTCATCGCCGAACGCCGCTTTCCGGACGGGCTGACGCAGCAGGCCGATCTCGAGGCGACGCTCGAGCGCCTCGCCGCCGGTCTTTGCCCCATGCTCGAGCGCGCGGGCGTCGGCGCGCGGCGGCTTGAGGCCGTCTTCTACCGCGTCGACGGCGCCGTGAAGCGCATTGCGGCCGGGACGAGCCGGCCCTTGCGCGATCCCGCCCGCCTCGCCGCGCTGCTCATCGAGCGGCTCGCGGCGATAGCGGAAGAGGGGCTCGACACCGGCTATGGCTTCGACGTGCTGCGCCTTTGCGCGCGCGAAGTCGAAACCGCGCCGCCGCCGCAGACGGCGTTCGCCGTCTCCAATTCACGGACGGATTTTCGTGGGGAGGCGAATGACGCCGATTTCGCCGATCTTCTCGACAGGCTCGGCGCGCGGCTCGGCCTTCGCCGGGTGCGGCGGCTCCATGCGCAGGAGGCGCATCTCCCCGAATTCGCCGTCGCCGCCGTTCCGGCCGCGTTCGGCCCGCCGCAAAGCTTCCCGCCGCAGGAGGCGGTGCGGCCGCTGCGGCTCTTCGAGCGCCCGGAGCCTATCGAAACGATCGCCCTTTTTCCCGACGGCCCGCCCTTGCGCTTCCGCTGGCGGCGCGTGCTGCATGACGTCGTCGCCTATGAGGGGCCGGAGCGCCTCGCGCCGCCCTGGTGGGGCGAGGCGCGGGACGGCCTCACCCGGGATTATTTCCACGCGCAGGACAGGGACGGCCGGCTCTTCTGGCTTTTCCGCGAAGGGCTTTATGCACAGGAGACGCAAGCGCCGCGCTGGTTCGTCCACGGTCTTTCCTGA
- a CDS encoding lysylphosphatidylglycerol synthase domain-containing protein, giving the protein MRKDEDLAISSQPGLPAVIRRKSFFETLQDRLPHGAVHIFGALASLALFGVAAYILAGVLSNIRYADLVEALKATSGAQILAALFCVTISYVALTGYDFAALRQIRHHAPYRITALASFASFALSFNLGFPVVTGAAIRYWIYSRVQMTALQVANITVITGVTFWLGMTTVIGFALVKGAESLAALDGLPVAMHMALGVLILAGVAGYGAWVALEPRHIRLRGHVLEMPGVGSTIAQVIVGAVDICAAAAALYMLLPQGVHLDFTAFLAVYVFACSLGVVSHAPGGIGVFEATMLHALPGASQESVLASLLLFRVIYYFLPFIVALAVLGADEGARRWGALREAVARIIEERAP; this is encoded by the coding sequence ATGCGAAAAGACGAGGACCTCGCTATCTCTTCACAGCCCGGCCTGCCAGCCGTCATCAGGCGCAAAAGCTTTTTCGAGACCTTGCAAGACCGACTGCCGCATGGCGCCGTCCATATTTTCGGAGCGCTCGCAAGTCTCGCGCTTTTCGGCGTCGCCGCCTATATCCTCGCCGGCGTTCTCTCCAATATCCGTTACGCGGATCTTGTTGAGGCGCTGAAGGCGACGAGCGGCGCCCAGATCCTCGCCGCGCTCTTCTGCGTGACGATCTCCTATGTCGCGCTGACGGGCTACGACTTCGCCGCCTTGCGCCAGATCCGTCATCACGCGCCCTATCGCATCACGGCGCTGGCGTCTTTCGCGAGTTTCGCGCTGTCCTTCAATCTCGGCTTTCCGGTCGTCACCGGCGCCGCGATACGCTACTGGATCTATTCCCGCGTGCAGATGACCGCGCTGCAGGTCGCAAACATCACGGTCATCACCGGGGTCACCTTCTGGCTGGGCATGACGACGGTCATCGGCTTCGCGCTGGTGAAGGGAGCGGAATCCCTCGCCGCGCTCGATGGTCTTCCCGTCGCGATGCATATGGCGCTCGGCGTTCTCATTCTCGCCGGCGTCGCGGGCTATGGGGCCTGGGTCGCGCTGGAGCCGCGCCATATCCGTCTTCGCGGCCATGTGCTGGAGATGCCGGGCGTCGGATCGACGATCGCGCAAGTGATCGTCGGCGCCGTCGACATCTGCGCGGCGGCGGCGGCGCTTTACATGCTGCTGCCGCAGGGCGTGCATCTCGACTTCACGGCCTTTCTCGCCGTCTATGTCTTCGCCTGCAGCCTCGGCGTGGTGAGTCACGCGCCGGGCGGCATCGGCGTCTTCGAGGCCACCATGCTGCACGCGCTGCCGGGCGCGTCGCAGGAAAGCGTGCTGGCCTCGCTTCTTCTGTTCCGCGTCATTTATTACTTCCTGCCCTTCATCGTCGCCCTGGCGGTGCTCGGCGCAGACGAAGGCGCGCGCCGCTGGGGCGCCTTGCGCGAAGCGGTCGCGCGCATCATTGAAGAACGCGCGCCTTGA
- a CDS encoding ImuA family protein yields MSQGGLSERIGFLRRRIAAIEARDGAARPRAAGSGFLDALFAGCGGLAEIFSARPPDVPAAAAFALAMALRARAARGGGAMVFIVEDFGAGEFGLPYGRGLAGAGLDLSRFALVRARRPRETLWAMEEALRSPACAAVVAESAVDPRLYDLAASRRLLLAARRGGTLGLLAPQGSEAARFSSAAELRAEIAAAPPHMRSHAEEPARQASRSVRPPLLPFAPFRWRLRVLKARAGLFGEIDPSQWRDIVFDPEKAAFRHAFSKRLPAEASDRPVVAEPERRRA; encoded by the coding sequence ATGTCGCAGGGCGGCTTATCGGAACGCATCGGCTTTTTGCGTCGCCGGATCGCCGCGATCGAGGCGCGGGACGGCGCGGCGCGTCCGCGTGCGGCGGGGAGCGGTTTTCTCGATGCGCTTTTCGCAGGATGCGGGGGGCTCGCCGAAATCTTTTCCGCCCGCCCGCCGGACGTTCCCGCAGCCGCGGCCTTCGCTCTGGCCATGGCGCTGCGCGCCCGGGCGGCGCGGGGCGGCGGGGCGATGGTCTTCATTGTAGAGGATTTCGGCGCCGGGGAGTTCGGCCTGCCTTATGGGCGGGGTCTCGCGGGGGCGGGGCTCGATCTTTCCCGCTTCGCGCTCGTGCGCGCGCGCCGGCCGCGCGAGACGCTCTGGGCCATGGAGGAGGCGCTGAGAAGCCCCGCCTGCGCGGCCGTCGTCGCCGAAAGCGCGGTCGATCCCCGGCTTTACGATCTCGCCGCCTCGCGCCGCCTTCTGCTCGCGGCGCGGCGGGGCGGGACGCTGGGCCTGCTCGCGCCGCAGGGGAGCGAGGCGGCGCGTTTCTCCAGCGCCGCGGAGCTGCGCGCGGAGATCGCCGCCGCGCCGCCGCACATGCGCTCCCATGCCGAGGAACCTGCGCGGCAGGCGTCTCGAAGCGTCCGGCCGCCGCTTTTGCCCTTCGCTCCCTTCCGCTGGCGGCTGCGGGTCTTGAAGGCCCGCGCCGGCCTCTTTGGCGAAATCGATCCGTCGCAATGGCGCGACATCGTCTTCGATCCTGAAAAAGCAGCGTTCCGTCATGCGTTTTCTAAGCGTCTTCCTGCCGAGGCTTCCGACCGACCGGTTGTTGCGGAGCCTGAACGGCGCCGCGCCTGA
- the pstS gene encoding phosphate ABC transporter substrate-binding protein PstS, with product MISKILTRAAIATAAVAAMAGAALALDISGAGATFPYPIYAKWAETYKAETGNGLNYQSIGSGGGIKQIKARTVTFGASDKPLKADELDAGSLVQWPQVIGGIVMVVNLDGVAPGDLVLDGPTVAKIFLGDIKSWDDAAIKKLNPKAKLSATPIVVVHRSDGSGTTFNFTNYLSKVSADWKSKVGEESAVEWPAGIGAKGNEGVANNVSNTKGAIGYVEYAYAKQNKLTHTKLVNAAGKVVAPGLESFQSAAASADWAKAPGFYQIITNEPGAKSWPISAATFILLPKDPKDEAAAAEALKFFGWAFDKGAKQAEELDYIPMPKPVVELIKKSWANVKGADGKPLAH from the coding sequence ATGATCTCCAAGATTTTGACGCGCGCCGCCATCGCGACCGCCGCCGTCGCAGCTATGGCCGGCGCCGCGCTCGCCCTGGACATTTCTGGCGCCGGCGCCACCTTCCCCTATCCGATCTACGCCAAATGGGCGGAGACCTATAAGGCGGAAACCGGCAACGGCCTCAATTACCAGTCGATCGGCTCCGGCGGCGGCATCAAGCAGATCAAGGCCCGCACCGTCACCTTCGGCGCCTCCGACAAGCCGCTGAAGGCGGACGAACTCGACGCCGGCAGCCTGGTGCAGTGGCCGCAGGTCATCGGCGGCATCGTGATGGTCGTCAATCTCGACGGCGTCGCGCCCGGCGATCTCGTTCTCGACGGCCCGACCGTCGCCAAGATCTTCCTCGGGGACATCAAGAGCTGGGACGACGCGGCGATCAAGAAGCTGAATCCGAAGGCCAAGCTTTCCGCCACGCCGATCGTCGTCGTTCACCGTTCGGACGGATCGGGCACGACCTTCAACTTCACCAACTATCTCTCCAAGGTCTCCGCGGACTGGAAGAGCAAGGTCGGCGAAGAGTCGGCCGTCGAATGGCCGGCCGGCATCGGCGCCAAGGGCAATGAAGGCGTCGCCAACAACGTGTCCAACACCAAGGGCGCGATCGGCTATGTCGAATATGCCTACGCCAAGCAGAACAAGCTGACGCACACGAAGCTCGTGAACGCCGCCGGCAAGGTCGTCGCGCCGGGCCTGGAGAGCTTCCAGTCCGCCGCCGCCAGCGCCGATTGGGCGAAGGCGCCGGGCTTCTACCAGATCATCACCAACGAGCCGGGCGCCAAGTCCTGGCCGATCTCCGCCGCGACCTTCATCCTTCTGCCGAAGGACCCGAAGGACGAGGCCGCCGCCGCGGAAGCGCTGAAATTCTTTGGCTGGGCCTTCGACAAGGGCGCCAAGCAGGCCGAGGAGCTGGACTATATCCCGATGCCCAAGCCGGTCGTCGAGCTCATCAAGAAGAGCTGGGCGAATGTGAAGGGCGCCGACGGAAAGCCGCTCGCGCATTAA
- a CDS encoding ATP-binding protein has protein sequence MPPKKWPAEDKLGPVIDAFPEPVFVIDAETHALAFNGAARALAPTLRIGEPLSRSLRSPDMLDAAMRVLAGGKAEKASWVERLPLERWFEAHIAPIHFAGYETAAMISMRDLTEAHRVERMRVDFVANASHELRTPLASLLGFVETLQGPAKNDPAARDRFLSIMREQAQRMARLVDDLLSLSRIEQHMHVRPAESVDFTMLVAHIVDTLTPMAEENDIPLALDLEPNVIVPGDRDELARIVENLVENAIKYGRCEGAPRPIELNLARKGVYAVFSVRDHGPGVAQEHIPRLTERFYRVDAGKSRAKGGTGLGLAIVKHIVLRHRGRLGIESGLGAGSLFRVTLPAVDAALQHASK, from the coding sequence ATGCCGCCGAAAAAATGGCCCGCCGAAGATAAGCTCGGCCCGGTTATCGACGCCTTTCCGGAGCCAGTCTTCGTCATCGACGCCGAGACCCATGCGCTCGCCTTCAACGGCGCGGCGCGCGCGCTGGCGCCGACGCTGCGCATCGGCGAGCCTCTTTCCCGCAGCCTCCGCTCGCCCGACATGCTCGACGCCGCCATGCGCGTCCTCGCCGGCGGCAAGGCGGAAAAGGCGTCATGGGTCGAGCGTCTGCCGCTCGAGCGCTGGTTCGAAGCGCATATCGCGCCCATCCACTTCGCGGGCTATGAGACGGCGGCGATGATCAGCATGCGCGATCTCACCGAGGCGCATCGCGTCGAGCGCATGCGCGTCGATTTCGTCGCCAACGCCAGCCATGAATTGCGCACCCCGCTCGCGTCGCTTCTCGGCTTCGTCGAGACCCTGCAGGGGCCGGCGAAGAACGATCCCGCGGCGCGAGACAGATTTCTGAGCATCATGCGCGAACAGGCGCAGCGCATGGCGCGTCTCGTCGACGATCTGCTGTCGCTCTCGCGCATCGAACAGCATATGCATGTGCGGCCGGCCGAGAGCGTCGATTTCACCATGCTCGTCGCGCATATCGTCGACACGCTCACGCCGATGGCCGAGGAAAACGACATTCCGCTCGCGCTCGATCTCGAACCCAACGTCATCGTCCCCGGCGATCGCGACGAACTTGCGCGCATCGTCGAAAATCTCGTCGAGAACGCGATCAAATACGGCCGATGCGAAGGCGCGCCCCGTCCCATCGAACTCAATCTGGCGCGAAAGGGCGTCTACGCCGTCTTCTCCGTGCGCGACCATGGGCCGGGCGTGGCGCAGGAGCATATTCCGCGCCTGACCGAGCGCTTCTATCGCGTCGACGCCGGCAAGAGCCGCGCGAAAGGCGGGACGGGGCTCGGGCTCGCGATCGTCAAGCACATCGTCCTTCGCCATCGCGGAAGGCTCGGCATCGAGTCCGGATTGGGGGCGGGATCACTGTTCCGCGTAACGCTCCCCGCCGTCGACGCCGCTCTGCAACATGCTAGTAAGTAG